From the genome of Brassica oleracea var. oleracea cultivar TO1000 chromosome C4, BOL, whole genome shotgun sequence:
GGGTATTGGAAAGTGCCTGGAGAAGGTTCATGTGAGGATCAAACCCTGGAATGCTACTGGAAGTACTGACTGTACCAAAGGCTCCACCAACGGTTCCCCACCAGCCAAGAAGACCCCATATGAGTGTAGGGTGGTTTCTCCAGTAACTGCAAAAAGATAATAAAAATCATGAAGTGTGGAACCACTAGTGTAAGGTGCTAGAGAGAGGAATATTTGTTACTTACTCGCATGTTCCAGTGATTGGTGGGAAAGGAGTAGGAACGAAAGGAGTTCCAGGAGTGCCAGGGTCAATAGGAGTTGGTGGGCTTCCTCCAATGATGGGTGTTGGTGGAGTCACAACGACTGGAGTACTTGGTGGAGGAGATGTGTAGTATCCACCAGAAGGAGGCGTTGAAGGGTGCGAAGGCGTCGAAGGGTGTGATGGTGTGGAAGGGTGTGAAGGTGTGGAAGGATCGTGTGGTGGTGTCCCACAGTTACAGGGAGGCGTGTGGTGAGTTGGTGTGTGTGGGGTTGGAGTGTGAGATGGAGTTGAAGGAGTTGGAGTGTGAGATGGAGTTGAAGGAGTTGGGTCGTAAGGTGGACTTCCACAGTTAGGAGTGGGAGTGTAACCGCCGTGTCCTCCTTTATGTCATGTCAAACGCATACAAAGAGTCAAATAAAGATGCTAAAATCAAGATTCCTTGTTACATAAAAAAATGGGACTATGTTTTCTTACCAGAGGGAGGAGTGTAGTATGTTTTCTCGTCCTCGAACCTTATGGAAGTAACGGAAGCAAATAGCTGCTGGGAGAGTAAAGCAGCAAAGAGAGCCCAAATGGTTAGACTCTTCATCCCTCTCATTTCAAGAAACTCACTGAATAACA
Proteins encoded in this window:
- the LOC106337176 gene encoding protodermal factor 1-like; protein product: MRGMKSLTIWALFAALLSQQLFASVTSIRFEDEKTYYTPPSGGHGGYTPTPNCGSPPYDPTPSTPSHTPTPSTPSHTPTPHTPTHHTPPCNCGTPPHDPSTPSHPSTPSHPSTPSHPSTPPSGGYYTSPPPSTPVVVTPPTPIIGGSPPTPIDPGTPGTPFVPTPFPPITGTCDYWRNHPTLIWGLLGWWGTVGGAFGTVSTSSSIPGFDPHMNLLQALSNTRTDAIGALYREGTASWLNSMVNNKFPLTTPQVRDHFVAGLSSTKAATKQAHTFKLANEGRLKPRN